One window of Marinobacterium aestuarii genomic DNA carries:
- the ubiE gene encoding bifunctional demethylmenaquinone methyltransferase/2-methoxy-6-polyprenyl-1,4-benzoquinol methylase UbiE, translated as MSDHKQDNTTDFGYQQVPVEDKAKRVADVFHSVATKYDIMNDLMSGGVHRLWKRLTIEQSGVRAGHRVLDIAGGTGDLTLRFSRLVGAEGKVVLADINDSMLKVGRDKLLDRGAAGNIEFVQANAEALPFPDNYFNVITIAFGLRNVTDKDAALRSMARVLKPGGKVMVLEFSKTDNPALTKLYDFYSFNILPKMGQAIAGDAESYRYLAESIRMHPDQETLKGMMQDAGLVQCKYQNMTGGVVALHTGIKP; from the coding sequence ATGAGCGACCACAAGCAAGACAACACCACGGATTTCGGTTACCAGCAGGTACCGGTTGAAGACAAGGCCAAGCGCGTGGCCGACGTGTTTCACTCGGTCGCCACCAAATACGACATCATGAACGACCTGATGTCCGGCGGCGTACACCGGCTGTGGAAACGCCTGACCATCGAGCAGAGCGGCGTGCGCGCAGGCCACCGGGTGCTGGATATCGCCGGCGGTACCGGTGACCTGACGCTGCGCTTCTCCCGCCTGGTGGGGGCAGAGGGCAAGGTCGTGCTGGCGGATATCAACGACTCCATGCTGAAGGTCGGGCGCGACAAGCTGCTGGATCGCGGTGCGGCCGGCAATATCGAATTCGTTCAGGCCAACGCAGAAGCCCTGCCGTTTCCCGACAACTACTTCAATGTCATTACCATCGCCTTCGGCCTGCGCAATGTCACCGACAAAGACGCCGCCCTGAGATCCATGGCCCGGGTGCTCAAACCCGGCGGCAAGGTCATGGTGCTGGAGTTTTCCAAAACCGATAACCCGGCGCTGACCAAGCTGTACGACTTCTACTCCTTTAACATCCTGCCCAAAATGGGTCAGGCGATTGCAGGCGACGCCGAAAGCTACCGCTACCTGGCCGAGTCCATTCGCATGCACCCGGATCAGGAAACCCTCAAGGGCATGATGCAAGACGCAGGGCTCGTACAGTGCAAGTACCAGAACATGACCGGTGGTGTCGTGGCACTGCACACCGGTATCAAGCCCTGA
- a CDS encoding gamma-butyrobetaine hydroxylase-like domain-containing protein: MNEVPLPSDIRLHLKSRTLELVYPDGSFELTAEYLRVHSPSAEVRGHGIGQGVLQTGKKLVGLKQVVPAGNYALKIVFDDGHDSGLFTWEYLYDLAHDYDRYWNDYLRQLEAAGASRDGGMIARG; this comes from the coding sequence ATGAACGAAGTACCGCTTCCCTCCGACATCCGTTTGCACCTCAAGTCACGCACCCTGGAGCTGGTGTATCCGGATGGCAGCTTCGAGCTCACCGCCGAATACCTGCGCGTCCACTCCCCTTCAGCCGAAGTGCGCGGCCATGGCATTGGCCAGGGCGTGCTGCAAACCGGCAAGAAACTGGTGGGGCTCAAACAGGTCGTGCCGGCCGGCAACTATGCCCTCAAGATCGTGTTTGATGACGGCCACGACAGTGGCCTATTTACCTGGGAATACCTCTACGACCTGGCCCACGACTACGACCGTTACTGGAACGACTACCTGCGTCAGCTCGAAGCCGCCGGTGCCTCCCGTGATGGTGGCATGATCGCCAGGGGCTGA
- the hslU gene encoding ATP-dependent protease ATPase subunit HslU produces MSNMTPREIVHELDRHIIGQDAAKRSVAVALRNRWRRMQLNEELRAEVSPKNILMIGPTGVGKTEIARRLAKLANAPFIKVEATKFTEVGYVGRDVETIVRDLVDMAIKMVREQEMNKVRFRAEEAAEERILDALLPPARATGNEPAPSKTDSATRQVFRKKLREHQLDDKEIELDLAQPKAGVEIMSPPGMEEMTSQLQSMFANFGGDRKQHRRLPVKEAFKLLVDEEAARMVKDEDIKQNAIDLVEQNGIVFLDEIDKVCKRSDSTGGDVSREGVQRDLLPLIEGCTVSTKHGMVNTDHILFIASGAFHLARPSDLIPELQGRLPIRVELNALTPGDFRRILTEPNASITEQYRALMKTEGVEIEFAEDAIARIAELAFQVNEQTENIGARRLHTMMERLLEELSFTASDLGGEKLLIDAAYVDKYLAELSQDQDLSHYIL; encoded by the coding sequence ATGTCCAACATGACACCGCGTGAAATCGTCCACGAGCTGGACCGCCATATCATCGGCCAGGATGCCGCCAAGCGCTCGGTCGCCGTGGCCCTGCGCAACCGCTGGCGCCGCATGCAGCTCAACGAAGAGCTGCGGGCCGAAGTATCCCCCAAGAACATCCTGATGATTGGCCCTACTGGCGTCGGCAAGACCGAAATCGCCCGCCGTCTGGCCAAGCTCGCCAATGCCCCCTTTATCAAGGTGGAAGCGACCAAGTTCACGGAAGTGGGCTACGTGGGTCGCGACGTGGAAACCATAGTGCGTGATCTGGTCGATATGGCCATCAAGATGGTGCGCGAGCAGGAAATGAACAAGGTACGCTTTCGGGCCGAGGAAGCCGCCGAAGAGCGCATTCTGGATGCCCTGTTGCCCCCGGCCCGCGCCACGGGCAATGAGCCTGCGCCCAGCAAGACAGATAGCGCTACACGCCAGGTGTTTCGCAAAAAGCTGCGCGAACACCAGCTGGACGACAAGGAAATCGAACTCGATCTCGCTCAGCCCAAGGCCGGCGTTGAAATAATGTCGCCGCCCGGCATGGAAGAAATGACCAGCCAGCTGCAGAGCATGTTTGCCAACTTCGGTGGTGACCGCAAGCAGCATCGCCGTCTGCCGGTAAAGGAAGCCTTCAAGCTGCTGGTGGATGAAGAAGCCGCCAGGATGGTGAAGGATGAAGACATCAAGCAAAACGCCATCGACCTCGTAGAACAAAACGGCATCGTCTTTCTCGACGAGATCGACAAGGTCTGCAAACGCTCCGACTCAACCGGCGGCGATGTCTCCCGCGAAGGCGTACAGCGCGACCTGCTGCCGCTGATTGAAGGCTGCACCGTCAGCACCAAACACGGTATGGTCAACACCGACCACATCCTGTTTATCGCCTCGGGCGCCTTCCATCTGGCGCGCCCGTCCGATCTGATTCCCGAGCTGCAGGGCCGGCTGCCGATTCGCGTCGAGCTCAATGCCCTGACCCCTGGTGATTTCCGGCGCATTCTCACCGAGCCCAACGCCAGCATCACCGAGCAGTACCGCGCGCTGATGAAGACCGAAGGCGTCGAGATCGAATTCGCAGAAGATGCCATCGCCCGCATCGCGGAGCTGGCGTTCCAGGTCAACGAGCAGACCGAGAACATCGGCGCCCGTCGCCTGCACACCATGATGGAGCGGCTGCTGGAAGAACTCTCGTTCACGGCCTCTGACCTGGGCGGTGAAAAGCTGTTGATCGATGCCGCCTACGTCGACAAGTACCTGGCCGAATTGAGCCAGGATCAGGATCTGAGCCACTACATCCTCTGA
- the hslV gene encoding ATP-dependent protease subunit HslV, with amino-acid sequence MTTIVSVRRGDKVVVGGDGQVSLGNTVMKGTARKVSLLPKHQVITGFAGSTADAITLRDLFEQQLDKHQGNIVTAVTQLAREWRSDRALRKLEALMLVANKERTFLISGSGDIIDPEDGVIAIGSGGNYALAAARALVANSELPARDIVEKSLQIAAGICVFTNDNLTIEELNSVA; translated from the coding sequence ATGACAACGATCGTATCCGTGCGTCGGGGCGACAAGGTAGTGGTCGGTGGCGACGGCCAGGTATCGCTGGGCAACACCGTAATGAAAGGCACTGCCAGAAAAGTCAGCCTGTTGCCCAAGCATCAGGTTATCACCGGATTCGCCGGTTCCACCGCCGATGCCATCACCCTGCGCGACCTGTTCGAGCAGCAGCTCGACAAGCACCAGGGCAATATTGTTACCGCGGTCACCCAGCTGGCCCGCGAATGGCGCAGTGACCGTGCCCTGCGCAAGCTCGAAGCGCTGATGCTGGTCGCCAACAAGGAACGCACCTTCCTGATCTCCGGCAGCGGCGACATTATCGACCCGGAAGACGGCGTCATTGCGATTGGCTCCGGCGGCAACTATGCCCTGGCCGCCGCCCGCGCCCTGGTCGCCAACAGCGAGCTCCCGGCCCGTGACATCGTTGAGAAGAGCCTGCAGATCGCCGCCGGCATCTGCGTCTTCACCAACGACAATCTGACCATCGAAGAACTGAATTCCGTGGCCTGA
- a CDS encoding SPOR domain-containing protein, whose protein sequence is MASRKDFAQKNNRSSGASRSRSSAPSKPAPRRTKSAWPLALVVVVAIGGLVYGLMQLNSFQSAPAKSQAKTLIPIPAPVAAKPEPRPKTRTPDTAPVPKAAVKEISVDSSEPEPQTRFDFYEMLPKSEVQTPTVEAYKSTPRDAKLEQSYLLQAGSFRDPADAERMRAQLLLAGLPNVRTSKSEGSNGTWYRVRTGPFDNRAAINKAQNKMAKMRIQAMEIQQ, encoded by the coding sequence ATGGCGTCACGCAAGGACTTTGCCCAGAAGAACAACCGTAGCAGTGGCGCCAGCCGCAGCCGCAGCAGCGCGCCGTCCAAGCCCGCGCCGCGGCGCACGAAAAGCGCCTGGCCGCTGGCGCTGGTCGTGGTCGTGGCGATCGGCGGCCTGGTCTACGGTTTGATGCAGCTGAACAGCTTTCAGTCTGCACCGGCCAAATCACAGGCCAAGACCCTGATTCCGATTCCAGCGCCCGTGGCAGCGAAGCCTGAGCCCAGGCCAAAGACCAGGACGCCGGATACAGCTCCGGTGCCCAAGGCCGCAGTAAAGGAGATATCGGTCGACAGCAGCGAGCCCGAGCCACAGACACGTTTCGATTTCTACGAAATGCTGCCCAAGAGCGAGGTTCAGACGCCCACGGTGGAGGCCTACAAGTCGACACCACGCGATGCCAAGCTGGAACAAAGCTATCTGCTGCAGGCAGGGTCCTTCCGGGATCCGGCCGATGCAGAGCGCATGCGCGCCCAGCTGTTGCTGGCCGGGCTGCCCAATGTGCGCACCAGCAAAAGCGAAGGCAGCAATGGCACCTGGTACCGGGTTCGCACCGGACCTTTTGACAACCGCGCCGCCATCAACAAGGCGCAGAACAAGATGGCCAAGATGCGTATCCAGGCCATGGAAATCCAGCAGTAA